In Bacillus pumilus, the sequence ATACGGTCTCTCCCTCGGTTTCATGAAAAAGAGCCGCTTGTTCTTTTCCAACCATATAAAGTAGATTTTCCAGATGGTGTTTCTTTGCGATTTTATGCAAGAAATCTGCTGTTCCATATGTAATATAGACATTCATCTAAACCGCCTCCTGCTTGATAGTATAACAAAAGAATGATATATAATTCTTTGGTAGTCAATCCATAAAACATATTATGAAGCAATACATCCCATACTATCCGTATAAAGGAATGAGGTGACCTAATGTGAAGAAAAAGAAGATAATCATTCCGTTAGTCATTGCAGGAAGCACACTCGTGCTTTCATTTATTGGCTATCTGACCATTTTATTTTTAGGACATTATGTCATAGATGAGAAGAAGCTTGTTTTTCACGCTTCCTCAAAAATCATTGATCAGAATGGAAAAGAACTCACAAGTATGTATTCAGAAAATCGGGACCCTGTGTCATTAAAGGAGATACCTGATAAAGTAGCGAAAGCTTTTGTTGCTGTCGAGGACAAGCGTTTTTATGAGCATCATGGAATTGATGCACAATCTATTTCAAGGGCGGTTTATCGAGATATATTAGCAGGAGGAAAAGTAGAGGGCGGCAGTACGATTACCCAACAGCTCGCAAAAAATATTTTTCTCACAAACGATAAAACCTTTCTTCGAAAAACAAAAGAAGTCATTATTGCTATTAATTTAGAAAGAGATTATTCAAAGGATAAACTGCTTGAGATGTATTTGAATCAGCTTTACTTCGGCCATGGCGTCTATGGGATTCAGGCGGCAGCCAATTATTATTTTAGTAAAGATGTCAAAGATTTAACTGTCAGCGAAGGTGCTACACTTGCTGCTATGCCAAAGGCACCGTCTTCTTACTCGCCTGTTTTACATCCTGATAAAAATAAAAAAAGGCGAGATACCATCCTGAATTTAATGAATGAACAAGGATATTTGTCATCCACAGAAACAGTAGAAGCAAAAGGGAGGACACTAGGTATCCATTTGAAAAAGAAATCAGAAACGCCTTGGGTGGACAGCTATGTCGATCTCATCATTAAAGAAGCGGAATCAGAGTATGCCATTTCACATGAGCAATTGCTTCAAGGCGGCTATACCATTACCGTCCCGATTGATATGAATTTGCAAAAAGTTGCCTATGATGCGATGAAAAACAACCGTTATTTCCCGGGAAAAAGCGGGTCTCCGGAAAGCAGCGCCGTGTTTATTGATAACGAGTCTGGTGGAGTAAAAGCAGCCATTGGAGGACGAGAATATCAGGCAAGGGGCTATAACAGGGTAACGGCTGTTAGACAGCCTGGATCTGTTTTCAAGCCGATTGCGGTGTATGGTCCGGCGATGCAGGAGAAAAAATTCAGACCTTATTCACTGCTTGAAGACAAAGAAAAAAGCTATGACGGCTATTCACCAAAGAATTACGATGGGCAGTATGAAGGCAGGGTCACGATGGTGGATGCCCTGATGAAGAGTAAAAATACAGCTGCTGTGTGGACGTTAAGTCAGCTTGGCATTGACACCTCTAAATCTTATCTTGAAAAAATGGGAATGGAGATTTCGGATAAAGGACTTGCCATGGCACTTGGCGGCTTAGAAAAAGGGGTTTCTCCATTGCAGATCGCTGGAGCCTTCCATACATTTGCAAATGAAGGCGTGTATAAAAAGCCTTTCTTTATTCAGAAAATCACCAATGATGAAGGGGAAACTGTTGAGAAGAATCGAAACAAACAAGAGCGAGTGTTTAGTGTGCAAAACGCATGGAATATGACGAGAATGCTTCAGCAAGTCGTCAAAGGCGGGACAGCTCAGAGCGGTTCATATGCTGGAGATTTAGCAGGTAAAACAGGAACAACCACCTATTCAGGTGTGAAAGGTGCAACAAAAGATGCTTGGTTTGCCGGCTATACGCCTAGTACAACGGGTGCGATTTGGATGGGATATGACAAAACTGATAACAGCCACTATTTAACTGGCGGCAGTCAGTATCCAGTGCAGCTGTTTAAAGATATTTTAACGACAGCCCAAATCACCAATGAAACATTCAAAAAGCCAGAGGGGATTAAAGAACTTCAATCACCGATCCATTTAGAAGGGCTATCAGGATTTGAAGCCCGCTATGCCTTTAAAATCAAAGGATTGTTTACATTGGAGCTGTCTTGGGACGAACAGGAGGATAAACGGGTTGAATATCGCATCTATGAAAAGAGAAATGGAAGCGAGACGCTGATCGACTCAGTGACAGGCGTGGGCAGCTACACAATGCCGTATGCCAATGTGTTTTCAGATGCGCAGTATAAGGTTGTTCCATACAATACCCAAACAAAAGAAGAAGGCGAAGGCAGTTCTTATGTCAAGCCAGAGACTTTTGGACGTTAATATTCGGCGATTTTTTGAACATTGAGCCGCTTTAGTATACCGTGCCTTGAAAAAGCGGTATAGTAAAAGCAGTGTTTGAGCCTTATACAAAGAGAGTGTGGGGCGAAAGGTGGAATGAAAGGTAATGGGAAAAACGAAAGCTTTTAATGACACGTTCTTAAAGGCGTGCAAAGGGGAAAAAACAGACCATGTACCTGTTTGGTACATGAGACAGGCAGGACGCTCGCAGCCTGAATATCGTGCCCTCAAAGAAAAATACGGGCTATTTGAAATTACGCATCAGCCAGAGCTATGTGCTTATGTAACAAGACTTCCTGTAGAACAATATGGTGTAGATGCCGCTATTTTATATAAAGATATTATGACCCCGCTTCCGGCTATTGGAGTGGACGTTGAAATTAAAAATGGAATTGGACCTGTGATTGATTCACCCATTCGGACAAAAGCAGATATAGAACGTCTTGGAGAACTT encodes:
- a CDS encoding transglycosylase domain-containing protein — protein: MKKKKIIIPLVIAGSTLVLSFIGYLTILFLGHYVIDEKKLVFHASSKIIDQNGKELTSMYSENRDPVSLKEIPDKVAKAFVAVEDKRFYEHHGIDAQSISRAVYRDILAGGKVEGGSTITQQLAKNIFLTNDKTFLRKTKEVIIAINLERDYSKDKLLEMYLNQLYFGHGVYGIQAAANYYFSKDVKDLTVSEGATLAAMPKAPSSYSPVLHPDKNKKRRDTILNLMNEQGYLSSTETVEAKGRTLGIHLKKKSETPWVDSYVDLIIKEAESEYAISHEQLLQGGYTITVPIDMNLQKVAYDAMKNNRYFPGKSGSPESSAVFIDNESGGVKAAIGGREYQARGYNRVTAVRQPGSVFKPIAVYGPAMQEKKFRPYSLLEDKEKSYDGYSPKNYDGQYEGRVTMVDALMKSKNTAAVWTLSQLGIDTSKSYLEKMGMEISDKGLAMALGGLEKGVSPLQIAGAFHTFANEGVYKKPFFIQKITNDEGETVEKNRNKQERVFSVQNAWNMTRMLQQVVKGGTAQSGSYAGDLAGKTGTTTYSGVKGATKDAWFAGYTPSTTGAIWMGYDKTDNSHYLTGGSQYPVQLFKDILTTAQITNETFKKPEGIKELQSPIHLEGLSGFEARYAFKIKGLFTLELSWDEQEDKRVEYRIYEKRNGSETLIDSVTGVGSYTMPYANVFSDAQYKVVPYNTQTKEEGEGSSYVKPETFGR